From a single Bacillus sp. NEB1478 genomic region:
- the manA gene encoding mannose-6-phosphate isomerase, class I, translated as MYNEPIFLKPVFKDRIWGGTKLREEFGYEIPTETTGECWGISAHPNGPSTVMNGPLAGKTLDVLWNEHRELFGNQDGADFPLLVKILDAKTDLSVQVHPDDAYAREVEGEAFGKTECWYVIDCDPGAKLVYGHHADSREEFKQMVEENKWDELLRTVEIQPGDFVYVPNGTIHAIGAGTMILETQQSSDVTYRVYDYDRRDDSGNPRELHIEKSIEVAMIPHEDASFSPVRTAVSDLNVRKLVQENYFTVYRWTLEGTAAKIDNPLYLLVSVLEGQGEVNIGEETFPFEKGDHFIVPSTVSRFGLRGNARFIASHPTV; from the coding sequence ATGTATAATGAGCCGATTTTTTTAAAACCTGTTTTCAAGGACCGAATCTGGGGCGGAACAAAGCTTCGCGAGGAATTTGGCTATGAAATTCCGACTGAAACGACGGGAGAGTGCTGGGGAATCTCTGCTCATCCGAACGGTCCGAGTACGGTCATGAACGGACCATTAGCGGGCAAAACGCTCGACGTCTTGTGGAACGAGCACCGTGAATTGTTCGGCAATCAAGATGGAGCCGACTTTCCGTTATTGGTTAAAATTTTAGATGCAAAGACTGACCTTTCTGTTCAAGTTCACCCTGACGATGCGTATGCGCGCGAAGTTGAAGGGGAAGCGTTCGGTAAAACAGAATGCTGGTATGTCATCGATTGTGACCCTGGCGCAAAGCTTGTATATGGCCATCACGCTGATTCCAGAGAAGAATTTAAGCAGATGGTTGAGGAAAACAAATGGGACGAGCTGCTTCGTACAGTTGAGATCCAGCCTGGGGACTTCGTGTATGTACCGAACGGAACGATCCATGCGATCGGTGCGGGGACGATGATCCTCGAAACCCAGCAGAGTTCAGATGTAACGTATCGCGTGTATGACTATGATCGCCGCGATGACTCTGGAAATCCGCGCGAACTTCATATTGAAAAATCGATTGAAGTAGCAATGATACCGCATGAGGATGCAAGCTTCAGCCCCGTGCGCACAGCTGTCAGCGATTTGAACGTAAGAAAACTCGTCCAAGAAAACTATTTTACTGTTTATCGCTGGACGTTAGAGGGGACTGCTGCGAAAATCGATAATCCGCTTTACCTGCTCGTAAGTGTGCTTGAAGGGCAGGGGGAAGTGAATATTGGTGAGGAGACGTTTCCATTTGAAAAAGGCGATCACTTTATCGTGCCATCTACGGTGAGCCGGTTCGGTTTACGCGGAAATGCAAGATTTATCGCCTCGCATCCGACTGTTTAA
- the pxpB gene encoding 5-oxoprolinase subunit PxpB, with product MDFTLEPLGDTAVIIELGTDINLDTHQKVKTVSQALDEKPFDWMIEYVPGFTTVSVFYDPMKIDSESLPYDHVTEQLASFLEELNAGEDTETRVVTIPVCYGGEFGPDLEEVAKHNGLTPEEVIEIHSKGEYLVYMIGFAPGFPYIGGMSDTIAAPRRKDPRLKIPAGSVGIAGKQTGVYPIETPGGWQLIGKTPRKLFLPNGESPSLLKAGDKIKFEPITIEEFENWEENKND from the coding sequence ATGGATTTTACTTTGGAGCCTTTAGGCGATACCGCCGTCATTATTGAACTTGGAACAGATATTAACCTCGACACACACCAAAAAGTGAAAACGGTCTCACAAGCACTCGATGAAAAACCTTTTGATTGGATGATCGAATACGTACCAGGATTTACAACGGTTTCTGTATTTTATGATCCTATGAAAATCGATTCTGAAAGTCTGCCTTACGATCATGTCACGGAACAGCTTGCTTCGTTTTTAGAGGAACTAAACGCCGGAGAAGATACCGAAACAAGAGTTGTTACCATTCCGGTCTGCTATGGCGGGGAGTTTGGGCCTGACTTGGAGGAAGTAGCAAAACACAATGGCTTGACTCCTGAAGAAGTCATTGAGATTCATTCAAAAGGTGAATACCTCGTCTACATGATCGGTTTTGCACCAGGATTCCCTTATATCGGAGGAATGTCAGATACAATTGCTGCTCCGAGAAGAAAAGATCCGCGATTGAAGATTCCTGCCGGTTCAGTCGGAATTGCAGGAAAACAAACAGGTGTGTACCCAATCGAAACGCCTGGCGGCTGGCAGCTAATCGGCAAAACGCCTCGAAAGCTTTTTCTCCCAAACGGCGAATCGCCTAGTTTATTAAAAGCAGGAGACAAAATCAAATTCGAGCCCATCACCATAGAAGAATTTGAGAACTGGGAGGAGAACAAGAATGATTAA
- a CDS encoding biotin-dependent carboxyltransferase family protein, whose protein sequence is MIKITKPGLLTSVQDLGRYGYQKFGVIASGVMDQTAHRIANLLVGNDENEATLELTLLGPDMEFEKDALIAICGGDLSPKIDGNSVKLWRPVFVRAGSKLKFGGCKTGCRAYLAAAGGFVVDNVMESKSTYVRAGIGGFNGRTLLADDVLEVGQQSELSQQIASLLSDQKEEEKFAQVPWSIASEFMALPESKPKARVIKGRQYNWFSEDSQTKFFSEPFEITSKSDRMGYRLSGSKLELENEQEMLSEAVTFGTIQVPSEGNPIILLADRQTTGGYPKIGQIASVDHSLMAQLKPGDKISFVEISHEEAQKLYLNREDQIQQLKQGISLKIKQQSK, encoded by the coding sequence ATGATTAAAATTACAAAGCCTGGACTCCTTACAAGTGTGCAAGATTTGGGACGGTACGGTTATCAAAAATTCGGCGTGATCGCAAGCGGTGTGATGGATCAAACCGCACACCGGATAGCAAACCTTTTAGTTGGCAATGATGAAAATGAAGCCACATTGGAATTGACTTTACTTGGTCCTGATATGGAATTTGAAAAAGATGCGCTCATTGCAATTTGCGGCGGAGACCTCTCCCCTAAAATCGATGGTAATTCTGTGAAACTATGGAGACCTGTGTTCGTTCGTGCCGGCAGCAAACTGAAGTTCGGGGGATGCAAAACCGGATGCCGAGCTTACTTGGCTGCAGCGGGCGGCTTTGTAGTGGATAACGTGATGGAAAGCAAATCCACATATGTACGCGCTGGAATCGGCGGCTTTAACGGAAGAACATTATTAGCAGATGATGTGCTCGAGGTTGGGCAACAAAGCGAGCTCTCTCAGCAAATTGCAAGTTTATTATCTGATCAAAAAGAAGAAGAAAAATTTGCCCAAGTGCCGTGGTCGATTGCCTCAGAATTTATGGCACTGCCTGAATCAAAGCCAAAAGCGAGAGTCATAAAAGGCAGACAGTATAATTGGTTTTCCGAAGACAGCCAGACAAAATTTTTCTCTGAACCTTTTGAAATTACATCAAAATCAGACCGAATGGGTTACCGATTGAGCGGATCAAAGCTGGAACTCGAAAACGAACAAGAAATGCTATCAGAGGCGGTAACTTTTGGAACAATCCAAGTGCCATCAGAAGGAAACCCGATCATCCTTTTAGCTGACCGGCAAACAACAGGCGGCTATCCAAAAATCGGACAGATCGCCAGCGTCGACCATTCCTTAATGGCACAGCTCAAGCCCGGCGACAAAATAAGCTTTGTTGAAATCTCGCATGAAGAAGCTCAGAAACTCTATTTAAATCGAGAAGATCAGATCCAGCAGCTTAAACAGGGTATCTCACTTAAAATAAAACAACAATCGAAGTAA
- a CDS encoding divalent metal cation transporter, with the protein MKKESKASILLGAAFLMATSAIGPGFLTQTTHFTSLLAASFGFVILVSILIDIGAQMNVWRIIAVSEKRAQDIANGVLPGLGIFLAILVVIGGLAFNIGNVAGAGLGLNVIFGVSPKMGALLSGIIAILVFVVREAGKAMDRFAQIAGFVMIGLTVYVMFTASPPVGEAVVKTFAPDTIDIIAIVTLVGGTVGGYITFAGAHRLLDAGIKGKEAIGEVTRSSVSAIGIASIMRIFLFLAALGIVSQGLKLNPANPPASVFQLAAGDIGYKMFGIIMWSAALTSVIGAAYTSVSFIRTFNATLEKYHKWIIIGFIAFSTLVFVMIGQPVKILIAVGALNGLILPISLGVMLIAAHKKKIVGDYKHPVWMTIFGVIIVIMMAGMSIYTISQELPKLFA; encoded by the coding sequence ATGAAGAAAGAATCGAAAGCAAGTATACTGCTGGGCGCCGCTTTCCTAATGGCGACATCGGCAATCGGACCAGGATTTTTAACACAGACGACGCACTTTACATCTCTGCTCGCAGCCAGTTTTGGTTTTGTTATTTTAGTTTCCATCCTTATTGATATTGGCGCGCAGATGAATGTATGGCGAATCATCGCTGTTTCTGAAAAAAGAGCACAGGACATCGCAAACGGTGTTTTGCCTGGTCTCGGAATCTTCCTTGCCATTTTAGTCGTAATCGGCGGTCTAGCCTTTAACATCGGTAACGTCGCGGGAGCAGGACTTGGACTTAACGTTATTTTCGGTGTTTCCCCTAAAATGGGAGCTCTGCTTAGCGGGATTATTGCCATTTTAGTATTCGTTGTACGTGAAGCAGGTAAAGCGATGGACCGTTTTGCACAAATCGCAGGATTCGTCATGATCGGACTCACCGTATATGTCATGTTCACAGCTAGTCCTCCAGTTGGAGAAGCCGTTGTAAAAACGTTCGCACCTGACACGATCGACATTATTGCAATCGTAACATTAGTCGGTGGAACAGTCGGTGGATACATCACATTTGCTGGTGCTCACAGACTTTTAGATGCAGGGATTAAAGGTAAAGAAGCAATTGGCGAAGTAACTAGAAGCTCCGTTTCAGCAATTGGAATCGCGTCTATCATGCGTATTTTCTTATTCTTGGCTGCCCTCGGAATTGTTTCTCAAGGATTGAAGCTTAACCCGGCAAACCCGCCAGCCTCTGTTTTCCAGCTAGCTGCCGGTGATATTGGCTATAAAATGTTCGGTATTATCATGTGGTCTGCTGCCCTCACTTCTGTCATTGGCGCAGCCTATACATCGGTATCGTTCATTCGTACATTCAACGCTACATTAGAAAAATATCATAAGTGGATCATTATCGGATTCATCGCCTTCTCAACACTCGTATTTGTTATGATCGGACAGCCCGTAAAAATCCTGATTGCAGTAGGTGCATTAAATGGACTTATCTTGCCGATTTCATTAGGTGTAATGCTTATTGCTGCCCACAAGAAAAAGATTGTGGGAGACTACAAACACCCTGTCTGGATGACCATTTTCGGTGTTATTATCGTCATCATGATGGCAGGTATGAGCATTTATACGATCAGCCAAGAACTTCCGAAACTATTTGCATAA